The Mycolicibacterium mageritense genome contains a region encoding:
- a CDS encoding class II fumarate hydratase: MTTDSDVEYRIEHDTMGEVRVPVNALWRAQTQRAVENFPISFRGLERTQIRALGLLKAACAQVNKDLGLLSPEKADAIIAAAGEIADGLHDDQFPIDVFQTGSGTSSNMNTNEVIASIAARNGVTVHPNDDVNMSQSSNDTFPTATHIAATEAAVRHLIPALEVLHASLAAKARQWRTAVKSGRTHLMDAVPVTLGQEFGGYARQIEAGIERVKATLPRLGELAIGGTAVGTGLNAPDGFGAKVVEVLVNETGLAELRTAVDSFEAQAARDGLVEASGALRTIAVSLTKIANDVRWMGSGPLTGLGEIQLPDLQPGSSIMPGKVNPVLPEAVTQVACQVVGNDAAIAMGGASGAFELNVYIPMMARNLLESFTLLSNVSRLFAERCIDGLVANEERLRELAESSPSIVTPLNSAIGYEEAAAVAKEALKEKKTIRQTVIDRGLIGDKLSEAELDKRLDVLAMAKVKPGE; this comes from the coding sequence ATGACCACCGACAGCGACGTCGAGTACCGCATCGAGCACGACACCATGGGCGAGGTCCGGGTGCCGGTCAACGCCCTGTGGCGGGCGCAGACGCAACGTGCCGTGGAGAACTTCCCGATCTCGTTCCGCGGCCTGGAGCGCACCCAGATCCGCGCGCTCGGCCTGCTGAAAGCCGCCTGCGCACAGGTCAACAAGGATCTCGGACTGCTCTCCCCGGAGAAGGCCGACGCCATCATCGCCGCCGCGGGCGAGATCGCCGACGGCCTGCACGACGACCAGTTCCCCATCGACGTGTTCCAGACCGGTTCGGGCACCAGCTCGAACATGAACACCAACGAGGTGATCGCGTCGATCGCGGCGCGCAACGGCGTGACGGTGCACCCCAATGACGACGTGAACATGTCGCAGAGCTCCAACGACACGTTCCCCACCGCGACCCACATCGCGGCCACCGAAGCCGCTGTGCGCCATCTCATCCCGGCGCTCGAGGTGCTGCACGCGTCGCTGGCCGCCAAGGCCCGGCAGTGGCGCACCGCGGTGAAGTCGGGCCGCACCCACCTGATGGACGCGGTGCCCGTCACGCTCGGCCAGGAGTTCGGCGGCTACGCCCGCCAGATCGAGGCCGGGATCGAACGGGTCAAGGCCACGCTGCCGCGGCTGGGTGAGCTCGCCATCGGCGGCACCGCTGTCGGCACGGGCCTCAACGCGCCCGACGGCTTCGGCGCCAAGGTGGTCGAGGTGCTGGTGAACGAGACCGGGCTGGCCGAATTGCGTACGGCGGTGGACTCTTTCGAAGCACAGGCGGCCCGCGACGGGCTGGTCGAGGCTTCCGGCGCACTGCGCACCATCGCGGTGTCGCTGACCAAGATCGCCAACGACGTGCGCTGGATGGGCTCAGGTCCGCTCACGGGCCTCGGTGAGATCCAGCTGCCGGACCTGCAGCCGGGCAGCTCGATCATGCCGGGCAAGGTCAATCCCGTGCTGCCCGAGGCGGTCACTCAGGTGGCCTGCCAGGTGGTCGGCAACGACGCGGCCATCGCGATGGGCGGCGCGTCCGGCGCCTTCGAGCTCAACGTCTACATCCCGATGATGGCGCGCAACCTGCTGGAGTCGTTCACGTTGCTGTCCAACGTGTCTCGGCTCTTCGCCGAGCGCTGCATCGACGGCCTGGTGGCCAACGAAGAACGCCTGCGCGAGCTCGCCGAGTCCTCGCCGTCCATCGTGACGCCGCTGAACTCCGCGATCGGCTACGAAGAGGCCGCGGCCGTCGCCAAGGAAGCCCTCAAGGAGAAGAAGACCATCCGTCAGACGGTCATCGACCGCGGCCTGATCGGCGACAAGCTCTCGGAGGCCGAGCTCGACAAGCGCCTCGACGTGCTCGCCATGGCCAAGGTCAAGCCGGGCGAGTAA
- a CDS encoding DUF4245 domain-containing protein: MSTQPTPAPRPAKSRLLQDGRDMFWSMAPLVVACIVLAGLLGMCSFQAGGPGVGPTPEYDAKAGLQADADALKIPIRLPQLPDGWQANSGGRGGIDGGATLADGTRGRAVTSRIGYLAPDGMYLSLTQSNADEAALVASMKPDSYPAGTQDVDGVTWVVYESSDPEPVWTTRLSGPAQVAITGAGGTEEYRTLAKATQTQSPLPVQR, encoded by the coding sequence ATGAGCACCCAGCCCACCCCGGCCCCCAGACCGGCGAAGTCCCGGTTGCTGCAGGACGGCCGGGACATGTTCTGGTCGATGGCGCCGCTGGTGGTGGCGTGCATCGTGCTGGCAGGCCTGCTGGGCATGTGCTCCTTTCAGGCCGGCGGTCCAGGGGTCGGCCCGACGCCCGAGTACGACGCGAAAGCCGGTCTGCAGGCCGACGCCGACGCGCTGAAGATCCCGATCCGGCTGCCGCAGCTGCCCGACGGATGGCAGGCCAATTCGGGTGGCCGCGGCGGGATCGACGGCGGCGCGACGCTGGCGGACGGCACGCGGGGGCGCGCGGTGACGTCGCGCATCGGGTACCTCGCGCCCGACGGCATGTACCTGAGCCTGACCCAGAGCAACGCCGACGAAGCGGCGCTGGTGGCGTCGATGAAACCGGATTCGTATCCGGCAGGCACGCAGGACGTCGACGGCGTCACCTGGGTGGTCTACGAGAGCTCTGATCCCGAGCCGGTATGGACGACGCGGTTGAGCGGTCCGGCTCAGGTGGCGATCACGGGCGCCGGCGGTACGGAGGAGTACCGTACGCTGGCGAAGGCGACGCAGACGCAGTCGCCACTTCCCGTGCAGCGCTGA
- a CDS encoding TetR/AcrR family transcriptional regulator, whose protein sequence is MSPRREDWLVGGDRRAHAAERIYAAATELAARDGLDVDIDAIAARVHCSRATIYRHAGGKAEIRDAVLSRLATRIVDEVRRQVHGLAGPDRVLTAVTVALRLIRSDPMADLLLTSLRSGGGAGLTESRVPAAFATELSGLAADDPAAAGWIVRLVLSLLVWPGADEAAELELLRRFVVPAFA, encoded by the coding sequence ATGTCTCCACGTCGCGAAGACTGGCTGGTGGGCGGCGACCGGCGCGCCCACGCCGCCGAACGCATCTACGCCGCGGCCACCGAGCTCGCGGCCCGCGACGGGCTCGATGTCGACATCGACGCGATCGCCGCGCGCGTGCACTGTTCGCGGGCGACCATCTACCGGCACGCGGGTGGCAAGGCCGAGATCCGCGACGCCGTGCTGTCCCGGTTGGCCACTCGGATCGTCGACGAGGTCCGCAGGCAGGTGCACGGCCTGGCCGGCCCGGACCGCGTGCTGACGGCGGTCACGGTGGCGCTGCGGCTCATCCGCTCCGACCCCATGGCTGATCTGCTGCTGACCTCGCTGCGGAGCGGTGGTGGAGCGGGATTGACCGAATCGCGCGTTCCTGCCGCCTTCGCGACCGAACTCAGCGGCCTCGCGGCGGACGACCCGGCCGCGGCGGGCTGGATCGTGCGGCTCGTGCTGTCGCTTCTGGTCTGGCCTGGCGCCGATGAAGCCGCCGAGCTCGAGCTGCTGCGCCGATTCGTCGTCCCGGCGTTCGCCTAG
- a CDS encoding cytochrome P450 encodes MLQAQELFAPGCLQDPYPLYDRLRAGAPVQQVDDAPFFVVSTFQSVVEATARPEDFSSNLTATMTYQPGGTVNTFAMEGPGGSTHVLATADDPAHAAHRKLVLPRMAARRISELEPFIAATARDLLNEAGERFDWMDAVADRLPMLVVARLLGLPATDVDKLVRWAYASTQLLDGLIADDELTAAAIAATELAGYLIDRFEEAAEHPGEDLLGDLASHCAARRLPRDTAVFMLTQLVGAGAESTASLLGSAAGILAQRPDMVTRLREEPELIPAFIEEVLRYESPFRGHYRHVLADTTLADVALPAGSHLLLLWGAANRDPAAFDEPDTFRLDRVNTKSHLAFGKGAHFCVGAVLARLEARIVLSQLLTRANVIQPAGRAEWLPSLLVRRLRRLPLTLK; translated from the coding sequence ATGCTTCAGGCTCAGGAACTGTTCGCACCGGGGTGTCTTCAGGATCCGTATCCGCTCTACGACCGCCTGCGCGCCGGCGCACCGGTGCAGCAGGTCGATGACGCGCCGTTCTTCGTGGTGTCGACCTTCCAATCCGTCGTCGAGGCGACGGCCCGGCCGGAGGACTTCTCGTCCAATCTCACGGCCACCATGACCTATCAGCCGGGCGGCACCGTGAACACTTTCGCGATGGAGGGCCCCGGGGGATCGACCCACGTGCTCGCCACGGCCGACGACCCGGCCCACGCGGCGCACCGTAAGCTCGTGCTGCCCCGGATGGCGGCCAGGCGGATCTCCGAGCTGGAACCGTTCATCGCCGCCACGGCGCGCGACCTGCTCAACGAGGCGGGCGAGCGGTTCGACTGGATGGATGCGGTCGCCGACCGGTTGCCGATGCTCGTGGTGGCCCGGTTGCTCGGGCTGCCCGCGACAGACGTCGACAAGCTCGTGCGGTGGGCCTATGCCAGCACTCAACTGCTCGACGGGCTCATCGCCGACGACGAGCTCACGGCGGCCGCCATCGCCGCGACCGAGCTCGCGGGATACCTGATCGACCGATTCGAGGAAGCCGCGGAGCACCCTGGCGAAGACCTGCTCGGTGACCTCGCATCGCACTGCGCGGCCCGGCGGCTGCCACGCGACACCGCGGTCTTCATGCTGACCCAGCTGGTCGGTGCGGGTGCCGAATCTACGGCGTCGTTGCTGGGCAGCGCGGCGGGGATTCTGGCCCAGCGGCCGGACATGGTCACGCGGTTACGTGAAGAGCCGGAGCTGATCCCGGCGTTCATCGAGGAGGTGCTGCGCTACGAGTCGCCGTTCCGCGGGCACTACCGGCACGTGCTCGCCGACACCACGCTGGCCGACGTCGCGCTGCCTGCGGGGTCACATCTGCTGTTGCTGTGGGGCGCGGCCAACCGCGACCCGGCGGCTTTCGACGAACCTGACACGTTCCGGCTTGACCGCGTGAACACCAAGAGCCACTTGGCCTTCGGGAAAGGAGCGCACTTCTGCGTCGGCGCGGTACTGGCCCGGCTCGAAGCCCGCATCGTGCTGTCTCAGCTGCTGACGCGCGCGAACGTCATTCAGCCGGCCGGGAGGGCCGAATGGCTTCCCAGCCTGTTGGTGCGCCGGCTACGCCGGCTCCCGCTGACGCTGAAGTAG
- the glpX gene encoding class II fructose-bisphosphatase translates to MSPTRGEAPDRNLALELVRVTEAGAMAAGRWVGRGDKEGGDGAAVDAMRELVNSVSMRGVVVIGEGEKDNAPMLYNGEEVGNGDGPECDFAVDPVDGTTLMSKGMPNAISVLAVAERGAMFDPSAVFYMNKIAVGPEAVDAIDITIPIGENVRRVAKAKGLSVKDMTVCILDRPRHEQLISDVRDTGARIRLISDGDVAGAISACRPNSGTDLLAGIGGTPEGIIAAAAIRCMGGAIQAQLAPKDDEERQKAVDRGYDVDAVLVTEQLVSGENVFFCATGVTDGDLLKGVRYASGGCTTQSIVMRSKSGTVRMIEAYHRLSKLNEYSAIDFTGDSSAAYPLP, encoded by the coding sequence ATGAGCCCCACACGTGGTGAAGCCCCGGATCGCAACCTCGCCCTCGAACTCGTCCGGGTAACCGAGGCGGGAGCCATGGCCGCCGGCCGCTGGGTCGGCCGCGGTGACAAAGAGGGCGGCGACGGCGCCGCCGTCGACGCCATGCGTGAGCTGGTCAACTCGGTCTCGATGCGCGGCGTGGTCGTCATCGGCGAGGGCGAGAAGGACAACGCGCCGATGCTCTACAACGGCGAAGAGGTCGGCAACGGCGACGGGCCGGAGTGCGATTTCGCCGTGGACCCGGTCGACGGCACCACGCTGATGAGCAAGGGCATGCCCAACGCCATCTCGGTGCTCGCAGTCGCCGAACGCGGTGCCATGTTCGATCCGTCGGCCGTGTTCTACATGAACAAGATCGCGGTCGGTCCCGAGGCCGTCGACGCAATCGACATCACCATCCCGATCGGCGAGAACGTCCGCCGGGTCGCGAAGGCCAAGGGGCTCTCGGTCAAGGACATGACGGTATGCATCCTGGACCGCCCGCGCCACGAGCAGCTCATCTCCGACGTCCGCGACACGGGCGCCCGGATCCGGCTGATCTCCGACGGCGACGTCGCAGGCGCGATCTCGGCTTGCCGGCCCAACTCGGGCACCGACCTGCTGGCCGGTATCGGCGGCACCCCCGAGGGCATCATCGCCGCGGCCGCGATTCGCTGTATGGGCGGCGCGATCCAGGCCCAGCTGGCCCCCAAGGACGACGAAGAGCGGCAGAAGGCCGTCGACCGCGGCTACGACGTGGACGCCGTGCTGGTCACCGAGCAGCTGGTGTCCGGCGAGAACGTCTTCTTCTGCGCGACCGGCGTGACCGACGGCGATCTGCTCAAGGGCGTGCGGTACGCGAGCGGCGGCTGCACCACGCAGTCCATCGTCATGCGGTCCAAGTCCGGCACGGTCCGCATGATCGAGGCCTACCACCGGCTGTCCAAGCTCAACGAGTACTCCGCCATCGACTTCACCGGCGACTCGTCCGCCGCCTATCCCCTGCCGTAA
- a CDS encoding formylglycine-generating enzyme family protein, whose protein sequence is MNLVWIPPQTTVLGSDAHYPEEAPAREVTVDGFWIQPYQVTNAQFTEFVDATGYVTVAERPVDPDDFPGAPPENLVPGSMVFQRTAGPVDLRHLNLWWTWTPGACWNHPRGPRSSLKGRERHPVVHIAFADAENYADWAGLALPTEAQWETAARGGLAGAAYTWGDEPEQAGERLANYWHGEFPYLPETGYGTTKPVGSFAPNGYGLFDMAGNVWEWTTDWYGEDRATTPCCAADSLDPNQPQFTIPRKVIKGGSFLCADSYCMRYRPAARRPQMVDTGMSHIGFRCIKPA, encoded by the coding sequence ATGAACCTGGTGTGGATCCCGCCCCAGACCACCGTCCTGGGCTCCGATGCGCACTACCCCGAAGAGGCCCCCGCACGTGAGGTCACCGTCGATGGGTTCTGGATCCAGCCGTACCAGGTGACCAACGCGCAGTTCACCGAATTCGTCGATGCGACAGGCTATGTCACGGTCGCCGAGCGACCGGTCGATCCCGACGACTTTCCGGGCGCGCCGCCCGAGAACCTGGTGCCGGGGTCGATGGTGTTCCAGCGCACCGCGGGCCCGGTGGATCTGCGCCACCTGAATCTGTGGTGGACCTGGACTCCGGGTGCGTGCTGGAACCATCCCCGTGGCCCCCGATCGTCACTCAAGGGCCGCGAGCGGCATCCGGTGGTGCACATCGCCTTCGCCGACGCCGAGAACTACGCCGACTGGGCCGGACTGGCTCTGCCCACCGAGGCGCAATGGGAAACCGCCGCGCGCGGCGGCCTCGCCGGTGCGGCCTACACGTGGGGTGACGAACCTGAGCAGGCCGGCGAGCGGTTGGCCAACTATTGGCACGGTGAGTTCCCGTACTTGCCCGAAACCGGCTACGGCACAACCAAACCGGTCGGCAGCTTCGCGCCCAACGGCTACGGCCTTTTCGACATGGCGGGCAACGTCTGGGAGTGGACCACCGACTGGTACGGCGAAGACCGGGCCACCACACCGTGCTGCGCGGCCGACAGCCTGGACCCGAACCAGCCGCAGTTCACGATCCCCCGCAAGGTCATCAAGGGCGGATCGTTCTTGTGCGCGGACAGTTACTGCATGCGCTACCGGCCCGCCGCGCGGCGGCCACAGATGGTGGATACCGGCATGAGCCACATCGGTTTTCGCTGCATCAAGCCGGCCTAG
- a CDS encoding AI-2E family transporter, translated as MKSEFTVTQKRALAVITVIALLLGAYFLRTFFVLIVMAAVGAYLFSPLYQRFQRRFGTGLSATLTVLTALLIVIIPVALIVFLAIVQISQMVNAVSGWLAHTDVSTLGDRTLQLVNSTLGRLPFLDVHLTADSLRSGIVSVSQRLGEWLLGVLQGAVGGVVGALTASVIFLYVFISLLVNKDEVATLIRRLNPLGEEITDLYLAKTGAMVKGTVKGQFVIALCQGVAGAISIYIGGFHDGFFIFSILLTALSVIPLGGGIVTIPFGIGMMFFGNIIGGIFVVAFHLLVVTNIDNLLRPWLVPKAARLDPALMLLAVFAGISMFGFFGLVIGPVLMIIIVTTVSVYLAVYKGVELEMPEPEEPRKHWWSRKREPEKVSAPAAESTTETEEPPSATPPSVP; from the coding sequence ATGAAGAGCGAGTTCACCGTCACCCAGAAACGCGCTCTGGCGGTCATCACCGTCATCGCCCTACTGCTCGGCGCGTACTTCCTGCGCACGTTCTTTGTCCTGATCGTGATGGCCGCGGTCGGCGCATACCTGTTTTCGCCTCTGTACCAACGCTTTCAGCGCCGGTTCGGCACCGGGCTGTCGGCCACGCTCACGGTGTTGACGGCCCTACTGATCGTGATCATCCCGGTGGCACTGATCGTGTTCCTCGCGATCGTGCAGATCAGCCAGATGGTCAACGCCGTCAGCGGTTGGCTCGCGCACACCGATGTCAGCACGTTGGGCGACCGGACGTTGCAGCTCGTCAACTCGACGCTCGGCAGGCTGCCGTTCCTCGACGTCCACCTGACCGCGGACTCGCTGCGCAGCGGCATCGTCTCGGTGTCTCAGCGTCTCGGCGAATGGCTGCTCGGGGTGCTGCAGGGCGCTGTCGGCGGTGTCGTCGGCGCGCTGACCGCGTCGGTCATCTTCCTGTATGTGTTCATCTCGCTGCTGGTCAACAAGGACGAGGTGGCCACGCTCATCCGCAGGCTCAATCCGCTCGGCGAAGAGATCACCGATCTGTACCTCGCCAAGACCGGCGCCATGGTGAAGGGAACGGTCAAGGGCCAGTTCGTGATAGCGCTGTGCCAGGGGGTGGCCGGCGCGATCTCGATCTACATCGGCGGCTTCCACGACGGGTTCTTCATCTTCTCGATCCTGTTGACCGCACTGTCGGTGATCCCGCTCGGCGGCGGGATCGTGACGATCCCGTTCGGCATCGGAATGATGTTCTTTGGCAACATCATCGGCGGCATCTTCGTGGTGGCGTTCCATCTCCTGGTGGTCACCAACATCGACAATCTGCTGCGGCCGTGGCTGGTGCCCAAAGCGGCGCGGCTCGACCCGGCGCTGATGCTGCTAGCGGTGTTCGCGGGCATCTCGATGTTCGGCTTCTTCGGGCTGGTGATCGGGCCCGTGCTGATGATCATCATCGTCACCACGGTCAGCGTCTACCTGGCCGTCTACAAGGGCGTCGAGTTGGAGATGCCCGAGCCCGAAGAACCCCGCAAACACTGGTGGAGCCGCAAGCGCGAACCCGAGAAGGTGTCCGCGCCTGCGGCCGAATCCACCACCGAGACCGAGGAACCGCCGTCCGCTACGCCGCCAAGCGTTCCGTGA
- a CDS encoding dienelactone hydrolase family protein — MTAPEADLTGWTAAPFTAAGQTYDVYRKGEGPGVVLIPEIPGLHPGVLALGNHLVDNGFTVAAPSLFGTPGAPAVRPGAVPVMMKACVTKEFAAFATNADRPVAHYLRALARDLNEKTPGKGVGVIGQCFTGGFALAAAVDDSVLAPVLSQPSLPIPLTPRHKSDPGLSEAELKVIEQRAANDGLCALGLRFSQDRLAPGERFGTLKARLGDAFEVIEIDSAKGNEHGLSQAAHSVLTDQVREVDGHPAYEARKRVVEFLTERLAA, encoded by the coding sequence ATGACTGCGCCAGAAGCTGACCTCACCGGATGGACTGCCGCCCCGTTCACCGCGGCCGGCCAGACCTACGACGTGTACCGCAAGGGCGAGGGCCCCGGCGTGGTGCTGATCCCCGAGATTCCCGGGCTGCATCCCGGGGTGCTGGCCCTCGGCAACCACCTGGTCGACAACGGATTCACGGTGGCCGCGCCGTCGCTGTTCGGGACGCCGGGTGCGCCCGCGGTGCGTCCCGGCGCCGTGCCGGTGATGATGAAAGCTTGTGTGACAAAGGAATTCGCGGCGTTTGCGACCAATGCCGACCGACCCGTCGCGCATTATCTGCGCGCGCTCGCGCGCGATCTGAACGAAAAGACCCCGGGCAAGGGCGTCGGGGTCATCGGGCAGTGCTTCACGGGCGGTTTCGCGCTGGCCGCCGCGGTCGACGACAGCGTGCTGGCTCCGGTGTTGAGCCAGCCGTCGCTGCCGATTCCCCTCACGCCGCGGCACAAGAGCGACCCGGGCCTGTCCGAGGCCGAACTCAAGGTGATCGAGCAGCGCGCTGCCAACGACGGGCTGTGCGCCCTCGGACTGCGGTTCAGTCAGGACCGGCTCGCGCCCGGTGAGCGGTTCGGCACCCTCAAGGCCCGGCTCGGTGACGCGTTCGAGGTCATCGAGATCGATTCGGCGAAGGGCAACGAGCACGGCCTTTCACAGGCGGCCCACTCGGTGCTGACCGACCAGGTCCGTGAGGTCGACGGGCATCCGGCCTACGAGGCGCGCAAGCGCGTGGTGGAGTTCCTCACGGAACGCTTGGCGGCGTAG
- a CDS encoding SDR family NAD(P)-dependent oxidoreductase — protein MSTPRAALVIGAASGIGWASAQALAADGCRVVLADRNTEGARARAADLGAPHTSGYVDVTDEDSVQALFSEIGPIDVVVNCAGFSNVGLIVDMPVDQFRSVVDVCLNGAFIVAKHAGQHLREGGVLVSISSLNGRQPAAGMSAYCAAKAGLSMLTQVAALELGPRGIRVNAIAPGFVHTPLTEPAAMIPGVVEEYVENTALGRAGTPEDIAAAVVFVCSPQASWMTGEVVDLNGGAHLKRYPDVLGHVMKLAQA, from the coding sequence ATGAGCACGCCACGCGCCGCGCTCGTGATCGGTGCGGCCTCCGGCATCGGATGGGCCAGCGCGCAGGCCCTGGCGGCCGACGGCTGTCGCGTGGTGCTGGCCGACCGCAACACCGAGGGTGCCAGGGCCCGCGCTGCCGACCTGGGCGCACCGCACACCAGCGGCTACGTCGACGTCACCGACGAGGATTCGGTGCAGGCACTCTTCTCCGAAATCGGCCCGATCGACGTGGTGGTCAACTGCGCGGGGTTCAGCAATGTCGGGTTGATCGTCGACATGCCCGTCGACCAGTTCCGCTCGGTGGTCGACGTGTGCCTCAACGGAGCGTTCATCGTCGCCAAGCACGCCGGCCAGCACCTGCGAGAGGGCGGTGTGCTGGTGTCGATCTCGTCGCTCAACGGCCGCCAGCCCGCGGCGGGGATGAGCGCGTACTGCGCGGCCAAGGCCGGCCTGTCGATGCTGACCCAGGTGGCCGCACTCGAGCTGGGACCGCGCGGAATCCGGGTCAACGCGATCGCACCGGGTTTCGTGCACACGCCGTTGACCGAACCCGCGGCGATGATCCCGGGGGTGGTCGAGGAGTACGTCGAGAACACCGCGCTGGGGCGGGCCGGAACCCCCGAGGACATCGCCGCGGCGGTGGTGTTCGTGTGCTCACCGCAGGCGTCGTGGATGACGGGTGAAGTCGTCGACCTCAACGGCGGGGCCCACCTCAAGCGCTACCCGGATGTGCTCGGCCATGTCATGAAGCTCGCCCAGGCCTGA
- the fdxA gene encoding ferredoxin produces MPYVIGTACVDVMHKACVLQCPVDCIYEGARSLYINPDECVDCGACRLECDAGAIYYETDLPDDQLPHLADNAAFFSEILPGRDAPLGSPGGAGRLGRVGADTPLVSALPRRTTDGLG; encoded by the coding sequence ATGCCGTACGTGATCGGAACAGCATGCGTCGACGTCATGCACAAGGCTTGTGTCCTGCAATGCCCGGTGGACTGCATCTACGAGGGCGCCCGGTCCCTCTACATCAACCCCGACGAGTGCGTGGACTGCGGTGCCTGCCGGCTGGAATGCGACGCGGGCGCCATCTACTACGAAACCGATCTCCCGGACGATCAGTTGCCGCATCTGGCCGACAACGCCGCATTCTTCAGCGAGATCCTGCCGGGCCGCGACGCCCCGCTCGGATCGCCCGGTGGCGCAGGCCGCCTCGGCCGGGTCGGCGCGGACACCCCGCTGGTGAGTGCCCTGCCGCGCCGGACCACCGACGGCCTCGGATAA
- a CDS encoding HAD family hydrolase, producing the protein MSVAGLDSWNDGPTKAAIVDFVGRAVDQVPVEERVAVFDNDGTLWVEKPAYIQLDFLVRRLAEQAAADPDLAAEQPYRAAAQGDLQWFGDAVTRHYNGDDSALKILAGGILSAYAGLAVEDHAEHVKAFFAGARHPQLNRPYTACGYAPMIELLRYLESNGFTNYIASGGGRDFMRPVTTQMYGIPPERVIGSSVGLDFADGHLKTTAVPEFLDDGPVKPVRIWGRVGRRPIFAAGNSNGDIEMLEYTTAGAGPSMSMLLRHDDAEREFDYTAGAEKALELAANRGWTVTSMRGDWSTVFSADA; encoded by the coding sequence TTGAGCGTGGCCGGACTGGACTCGTGGAACGACGGGCCCACGAAGGCGGCAATCGTCGACTTCGTGGGCCGCGCGGTCGATCAGGTTCCCGTCGAGGAGCGCGTCGCGGTGTTCGACAACGACGGCACGCTGTGGGTCGAGAAGCCGGCCTACATCCAACTCGACTTCCTGGTGCGGCGATTGGCCGAGCAGGCTGCGGCCGATCCCGACCTGGCTGCCGAGCAGCCCTACCGGGCCGCTGCCCAGGGCGATCTCCAGTGGTTCGGAGACGCCGTCACCAGGCACTACAACGGTGACGACTCTGCACTCAAAATCCTTGCCGGCGGCATACTCTCGGCGTACGCGGGGCTTGCCGTCGAGGACCACGCCGAGCACGTCAAGGCGTTCTTCGCCGGGGCGCGACACCCCCAGCTGAACCGGCCGTACACGGCATGCGGATACGCCCCCATGATCGAACTGCTGCGTTACCTGGAGAGCAACGGCTTCACCAACTACATCGCGTCGGGCGGTGGCCGTGACTTCATGCGGCCCGTGACCACCCAGATGTACGGCATCCCGCCGGAGCGGGTCATCGGCAGCTCGGTCGGTCTCGACTTCGCCGACGGTCATCTCAAGACCACGGCGGTCCCAGAGTTCCTCGACGACGGCCCGGTCAAGCCCGTGCGCATCTGGGGCCGCGTGGGGCGCAGGCCGATCTTCGCCGCGGGCAACTCCAACGGCGACATCGAAATGCTCGAATACACCACGGCAGGCGCCGGGCCGTCGATGAGCATGCTGCTGCGCCATGACGACGCAGAACGCGAATTCGACTACACCGCAGGTGCGGAGAAGGCTTTGGAGCTGGCAGCCAACCGTGGGTGGACGGTCACGAGCATGCGCGGTGACTGGTCGACGGTCTTCTCTGCTGACGCATGA